In Halothermothrix orenii H 168, the sequence AAAGAAGTTTTAATACCACTGCCACGGGGATTTTCTTAATAATAATTAAATCACTTAACTGGCGTAACAATCCACTCAGCATGATAACCCCGATAATACTGACACCTATTAAAAATGGGTATAAGACTTCTTTTATTATATATACATCAATAATCCTTTTGCTCCATAATTTCTTCATAGTTTATGTCACCATAACTCCATTTTTTGATATTTTATGTTCCATTATATTATTCTAGCATTTATAGCAAAAAACCTGCAAGAAAAAAAATACCATCAAGTACCTGAAGGAATTTAAAGGAAAAGAGCCAATTTATTTACTGAGGATATAAAAAAAGAAAATTAAAACTTTCAGGTTTTCAAGAACCTGATAAAATAGTTATTATTTTCTTAAGTAATCATTTTCTTAATATGAAACTTATTTAAAAAATCAATTAAAAGAACAAATTGGACTTGTTGTCTGTACCTGAACCTGAAAACAAATACGGGAATAACTCATGAAATGGAGGCAGTAACATGTTTACTAGAGTTACATATGTTTTAAGGAAACCCGGAGTTGGACAGGTGACCTTAGCCCTGAAACTATTTATTCTATCCATAATATTGATGTTTTCTCTATCAGCCTGTTCACCCATAACTCAGGATTATTCTGACACCGGATATGGAATAATCAAGGGTAAGGTTACCCTTGGTGAACCCAATTCCTCAACTGTTAATAAAATTATTCATCCGGTAAATATCAATAAGAACTTAAATTCAATTCCACTGGCCACTTCTTCTATCTCTACCGCCCACACCCCCGGAGTCTATATACTTAAACTGGCTGAAACCTTAAGTTACAGCTCTCTTAAAAAAAATATTTTGCAGGGTAAGGCCAGGCCCATAGAAAAAATTGCTAAAAACACATATAAAATTAAAATTGAAGGGACCCGGTCCCCGGGACAGTTAATAACTAATATGGAAAAAAATCCAATGGTAGAATACATCGAGCCTGACTATCTGGTCCATATTCAGGCAATTCCTGATGATACCTATTACCCCCGCCAGTGGAATTATAAAATTCTCAATATGGAAAAGGTATGGGAACATTACCACGGCAGTGAGGACATAACTGTAGCCGTTATCGACACCGGTATCCTTCCGGGACACCCTGACCTTCAGGGAAGGATAACAGCAGGTTATGATTTTGTTGACAATGATACTGACCCGACCGATACCTCACCTGATTTTAGTCATGGAACCCATGTAGCCGGTATCATCGGGGCCGTAACCAATAATAGTGAAGGGGTATCCGGCTTCAACTGGAATATTAAAATAATGCCCATCAGGGTAATCGGCCCTGATGGAAGTGGGGGGTATAGCTCCCTTATATCAGGGATAAGGTGGGCTGTGGACCATGGTGCAGATGTCATCAACCTTAGCCTGGCAGGCCCCAGTAGTTCATATTCCCTTGAAGAAGCCGTTAATTATGCCGTGGATAATGGGGTTACCGTTGTTGCCGCAGCCGGTAATAATGGTACAAGCCCGATTTTATACCCGGCCCGGTACTCCCGGGTAATAAGCGTTGGAGCCGTAGGGCCAGAACTGGATAGGGCCTACTATTCAAATTATGGAGAGGACCTTGATGTTGTAGCTCCGGGTGGAGACAGCAGTATTCCGGTCCCTGATAATAACATATTAAGTACAGCCGGTTATATGTCCGGTTCAAAACCGGTCCACCAGTACACCTGGGCTCAGGGCACTTCCATGGCAGCACCGCATGTCACGGGACTGGTGGCCCTGCTATATAGTGCCGGTTATAGTAACCCCTCATATATTGAAGACATTCTAAAAGAAACAGCCAGGGACCTGGGTCAACCGGGAGCTGATGGAGAGTATGGAGCTGGACTTATAAACCCTGTAAGAGCTCTGGGATTAGCACCAGATAGTAATACTGATAGTAATAATAATTTTAGCAATGATAGCAGTACCGGCCTTAACAACAAAGATAGTAATAATAAAAGTAGTAATAATGGGGCCAGTACCTATTCTTTAAGTGAAATAAAAATATACATCCTTGATAATAACTTTAATGGTAAAACCCTGGATTATGTTGAGGAGGCCAGGCCAATTACGACCCCTGATGTTTACGGCAACTACTCCATTAAAGTTAGAAAAGGAGTCTGGACAGTAATAGGATGGCTTGATACAAATAACAACCACGTTGTTGACCGGGGTGACTATTACGGTCAGGCAGAAGATATCGTTTCTTCTTCCGACTATTCCCCGGTTATCGTAAATATTGACCTGAATATAAGGTCCTGAAAATTTTTGCAGGATATTAAAAAACCCCGGTTTAACCGGGGTTTTTATGTATAAACCTGATAATCTTCAGCCCTAAAAACTATATGATAATCCTGCCCTTAAGCTTCCGGAATCAAGGGAACCTATATTAATGGCACTAAGGTCCAGCAATAAATCTTCCTTCAGGGGTAACCTTAAACCCACGTTAATATTCCGGTTAACATATTCCCCCATTATCATTAAGGGAGGCAAGGTAGAAGTATTGTTTTCACCACTTACTTCAATGGTAACCGGATTGATCACCTTACTAACACCTAAATAAAGCCCTTCTAGCTCACCATTACCGAGACCCAGATGGCCCCTGAGACCGAAACCGAGGCCGAGATTTTTACTGGCTACAACAAATATATCCCGACCATATATCCCGGCAGCCACCGCAGGTTGGTTATTATCTTCATCAACTAATACAGTTTTGACCACTACCCCGAGTTCGCTCTCATTCCACCTGTTAAACTCAACCATGCCACCGACAATTAACCGGGGATGAATTGCAAACAGTCCTTTTACCACCCTGTTGGCACTGGAATCAGCCTCAACACTAACCAATCCCCTGTCTGCTATAAAATCAGCTGTTGGTATATTAACCAGCTCTCCCTTAACTACTGCCTCTGATACACCATTTACAGCCACAAGGAATAGAAACAGAAACATAAACAGGGTAATCTTCTTCATTTCAGCTAGCTCCTTTCAAGTTCCTGTATTCTTTTTTCCAGCTCCTTAACTTTTTTAAGCAATTCCGGTAGTCTTCTTTTTGCAGCCTGTTCCTTCAATTCCTCCCGATGGTCATGAGCCGGGTTGCCAGAATAAAAAACCCCTGAGGGGGTATTCTTGGTAACTATGCTTCCAGCAGCAATAGTACTATTATCACCGAGCTCAATATGACCGGCCACCCCGACTTTTCCTGCCAGGGTAACACGCCGGCCGAGCCTGGTACTACCGGCAACCCCGACCTGGGCCACAATTAAGTTTTCCTCTCCAACCTGAACATTATGGGCAACCTGAACCAGGTTATCGATCTTGGTCCCCTGTTTTATTACAGTCGGCCCACTGGTACCGCGGTCTACAGTAACATTGGCCCCGATTTCTACATTATCTTCAATAATAACATTCCCCAACTGGGGAATTTTATGATGGCCTTTTTCATCAGTCACAAAACCATAACCATCAGATCCGATAACAGTTCCCCCGTGGATAATAACATTACTACCAATAACAGTATCATACTCAATAACAACATTGGCATGGATGACTGTATCATCCCCAATTTCCACCCCGGGACCTACATAGACCCCGGGAGCAAGTATAACCCTGTCACCAATTACTGCCTCTTTATCAATAACTACATGGGGATGAATGGATACATCCTCCCCAATACAGGCAGTACTGGAAATAACAGCAGTCTCATCTATCCCGGGGCGATACAGCATATCAGGGGCAAAATGGGAAGCAATTCTGGCAAAGGCCAGACGGGGATTTTTAACCCTGATTATATTTTTGCTACTCTCCTCTATCTCCTCGGGAACAATAACTAACCCTGCTCTGGACTGTTCAGCCTTGTCTAAATAAGTGGAATTTTCAGCAAAGGTAACAGTGTCTGGCCTGCTTTCTCCAACACCGCTGACCCCCTTGATAACCAGGTCGGGGTCTCCAACCAGTTCTCCACCCACCAGGTGGGCCAGTTCCCGGGCCGTATAACTATTTTTCTCCCTGTCCATTACCACCATCATCCTCTCCAGCTATTTCATCTAGACGTTCTATAACTTCTCCTGTAATGTCAATTCCACCATAATAGGTACTATTTTTATCTACAACTACATCCAGGTTTTTCTCTCTGGCCAGCTGACTAATTATAGTATTTATCCGGCCATTTAAAACCTGTTCCATCTGCTTTTTATTCCTCATAAACTCCTGGTCCATTTTTTCCAGTTCATTTTGCTTTTCTTTATCAGTTAAAGATTCTTCTTTTTCGAGGTATTCCTGCTGTAAATTAGTCCCTAATTCAACCAGATCATTATGAAGTTCCTGGGCCAGATGGCTTTTCTGTAACAGGAGATCAACATCCAGCACAGCAATCCTGGGGGTATTGTTTCCACAGGAAGTAAGGGTAATTAACATAATTACCATTATAAAACCTACTAATAATTTTTTCATTTACCACCTTCACTCCCCTTCTTTTCCAGATCGGCTAGTTCCCTTTTAAGATTGGAATATTGTTGATTAATTTTTTCTAAAACCTTTTTTATAGAGGAAAGTTCTTTCAGGCTTTTATCTCTATTTTCCTCCAGCTTTAATTCCATTGCTTCTTCCATTAATTTTTGTTGCCTGTCAACATAATCTTTAAAATCAGTTTCAAGCTCAGTCCTTTTTTTCTCAATCTGTTTTCTGGTTTCCTGATTAA encodes:
- a CDS encoding S8 family peptidase, whose amino-acid sequence is MFTRVTYVLRKPGVGQVTLALKLFILSIILMFSLSACSPITQDYSDTGYGIIKGKVTLGEPNSSTVNKIIHPVNINKNLNSIPLATSSISTAHTPGVYILKLAETLSYSSLKKNILQGKARPIEKIAKNTYKIKIEGTRSPGQLITNMEKNPMVEYIEPDYLVHIQAIPDDTYYPRQWNYKILNMEKVWEHYHGSEDITVAVIDTGILPGHPDLQGRITAGYDFVDNDTDPTDTSPDFSHGTHVAGIIGAVTNNSEGVSGFNWNIKIMPIRVIGPDGSGGYSSLISGIRWAVDHGADVINLSLAGPSSSYSLEEAVNYAVDNGVTVVAAAGNNGTSPILYPARYSRVISVGAVGPELDRAYYSNYGEDLDVVAPGGDSSIPVPDNNILSTAGYMSGSKPVHQYTWAQGTSMAAPHVTGLVALLYSAGYSNPSYIEDILKETARDLGQPGADGEYGAGLINPVRALGLAPDSNTDSNNNFSNDSSTGLNNKDSNNKSSNNGASTYSLSEIKIYILDNNFNGKTLDYVEEARPITTPDVYGNYSIKVRKGVWTVIGWLDTNNNHVVDRGDYYGQAEDIVSSSDYSPVIVNIDLNIRS
- the lpxD gene encoding UDP-3-O-(3-hydroxymyristoyl)glucosamine N-acyltransferase; the protein is MDREKNSYTARELAHLVGGELVGDPDLVIKGVSGVGESRPDTVTFAENSTYLDKAEQSRAGLVIVPEEIEESSKNIIRVKNPRLAFARIASHFAPDMLYRPGIDETAVISSTACIGEDVSIHPHVVIDKEAVIGDRVILAPGVYVGPGVEIGDDTVIHANVVIEYDTVIGSNVIIHGGTVIGSDGYGFVTDEKGHHKIPQLGNVIIEDNVEIGANVTVDRGTSGPTVIKQGTKIDNLVQVAHNVQVGEENLIVAQVGVAGSTRLGRRVTLAGKVGVAGHIELGDNSTIAAGSIVTKNTPSGVFYSGNPAHDHREELKEQAAKRRLPELLKKVKELEKRIQELERS
- a CDS encoding OmpH family outer membrane protein, whose amino-acid sequence is MKKLLVGFIMVIMLITLTSCGNNTPRIAVLDVDLLLQKSHLAQELHNDLVELGTNLQQEYLEKEESLTDKEKQNELEKMDQEFMRNKKQMEQVLNGRINTIISQLAREKNLDVVVDKNSTYYGGIDITGEVIERLDEIAGEDDGGNGQGEK